In the Ranitomeya imitator isolate aRanImi1 chromosome 2, aRanImi1.pri, whole genome shotgun sequence genome, tagttttacacttGGAATTAattaagtttagttttatccttttgtcacaaacatgaggaatgacaagagacaaacCATTtaagattcaattttggttaaaactattccaacattatgaacataaaaaaggcttctcccctatgtgacgcctctgatgtttattaacagttgatttccaagtaaaatatttcccacattaacatagtaacatagttagaaaggcagaaaaaagacatttgtccatccagttcagcctatattccatcataataaatccccagatctacgtccttctacagaacctaataattgtatgatacaatattgttctgctccaggaagacatccaggcctctcttgaacccctcgactgagttcgccatcaccacctcagatgagcgagggggaggggtgtgtctatatgtaaaatcatccttaaaacccatcctgcgcgataatataggtgaatttaatgaaaatgtagaatccctgtgggtggagataaggggagggggaaaaaaaaaaaataataaattactgataggggtttgttataaatctccaaaaataatggaagcaatggagaatatcctcgtaaagcaaatagatgaagctgcgactcaaggagaagtcattattatgggggacttcaactaccctgaaatagattggggaatagaaacctgcagttccagcaaaggtaatcagtttttgacaattatgagagacaattacctttcacaactggttcaggacccaacaagaaggggggcactgctagacctaatattaaccaacaggccagaccgcatatcaaatataagggttgggggtcacttgggaaatagcgatcacaaaataataagttttcaagtatcctttaaaaagatgtgtagtagaggggttacaaggacactaaacttcaggagagcaaatttccaacggatgagagaggatcttggtgcaattaactgggacgatatcctgagacacaaaaatacacaaagaaaatgggagacgtttattagcatcctggataggacctgtgcacagtatataccgtatgggaataaacatactagaaataggaggaaaccaatatggctaaatagagctgtaaggggcgcaataagtgacaaaaagaaagcatttagagaattaaaggaagtaggtagtgaggaggcattaaataaatacagaaaattaaataaattctgtaaaaagcaaatcaaggcagcaaagattgagacagagagactcattgccagagagagtaaaaataatcctaaaatattctttaactacataaatagtaagaaactaaaaaatgatagtgttggcccccttaaaaatagtctgggtgagatggtggatgaggatgaggaaaaagccaatatgctaaatgactttttttcatcagtatttacacaagaaaatcccatggcagacaaaatgtctagtgataaaaattcccaattaaatgtcacctgcttaacccagcaggaagtgcggcggcgtctaaaaatcactaaaattgacaaatctccgggcccggatgggatacaccctcgagtactgcaggaattaagtacagtcattgatagaccattatttttaatctttaaagactccataataacagggtctgtgccacaggactggcgtatagcaaatgtggtgccaatattcaaaaaggggacaaaaactgaactcggaaattataggccagtaagcttaacctctactgtgggtaaaatactggagggcattctaagggatgctatactggagtatctgaagaggaataacctcatgacccagtatcagcacgggtttactagggaccgttcatgtcagactaatttgatcagtttctatgaagaggtaagttccagattggaccaagggaacccagtggatgtagtgtatatggacttttcaaaagcttttgatacggtgccacacaaaaggttgatacataaaatgagaataatggggataggggaaaatatgtgcaagtgggttgagagctggctcagggataggaaacaaagggtggttattaatggagcacactcggactgggtagcggttagaagtggggtaccacaggggtcagtattgggccctcttctttttaacatatttattaatgaccttgtagggggcattcagagtagaatttcaatatttgcagatgacactaaactctgcagggtaatcaatacagaggaggacaattttatattacaggatgatttatgtaaactagaagcttgggctgataaatggcaaatgagctttaatggggataaatgtaaggtcatgcacttgggtagaagtaataagatgtataattatgtgcttaattctaaaactctgggcaaaaccgtcaatgaaaaagacctgggtgtatgggtggatgacaaacttaaattcagtggccagtgtcaggcagctgctacaaaggcaaataaaataatgggatgcattaaaagaggcatagatgctcatgaggagaacataattttacctctatacaagtcactagttcgaccacacttagaatactgtgcacagttctggtctccggtgtttaagaaagacatagctgaactggagcgggtgcagagaagagcgaccaaggttattagaggactggggggtctgcaataccaagataggttattacacttggggctatttagtttggaaaaacgaagactaaggggtgatcttattttaatgtataaatatatgaggggacagtacaaagacctttctgatgatctttttaatcatagacctgaaacagggacaagggggcatcctctgcggttggaggaaaaaaggtttaagcataataacagacgcggattctttactgtaagagcagtgagactatggaactctctgccgtatgatgttgtaatgagtgattcattacttaaatttaagaggggactggatacctttctggaaaagtataatgttacagggtatatacactagattccttgatagggcgttgatccagggaactagtctgattgccgtatgtggagtcgggaaggaatttttttccccaatgtggagcttactctttgcacatgggttttttttgccttcctctggatcaacatgttaggttaggctatgggttgaactagatggacatatagtcttccttcaaccttaataactatgtaactatgtaacctcctcaggcaagcaattccagattttcactgccctaacagtaaagaatcctcttctatgttggtggaaaaaccttctctcctccagacgcaaagaatgcccccttgtgcccgtcaccttccttggtataaacagatcctcagcgagatatttgtattgtccccttatatacttatacatggttatggtttaagaaaatgtaaaaggcttctcctctgtgtgactgctctgatgtctaacaagaagcgctttccggttaaaacatttcccacattctgaacatgaaaaaggcttctcccctgtgtgagttctcatgtgactaacaagattccctttccggttaaaacatttcccacattctgaacaggaaaaaggcttctcctctgtgtgagttcCCTGGTGCCTAACAAGACGGAATTTCtggtaaaaacatttcccacattctgaacaggaaaaagtcttctcccctgtgtgagttatttggtgtgtaacaagattacctttatggttaaaacatttcccacattctgaacatgaaaaaggcttctctcctgtgtgagttatttggtgtctaacaagagtctctttgttggtaaaacatttcccacattctgaacatgaaaaaggcttctctcctgtgtgaattctttggtgttTAATAAATTGTGATttgttggtaaaacatttcccacattctgaacatgaaaaaggcttctctcctgtgtgagttctttggtgttcatCTAGATTCCCTttgtaggtaaaacatttcccacattctgaacatgaaaaaggcttctctcctgtgtgagttctttggtgttcattaagattccctttctggttaaaacatttcccacattcagaacaggaaaaaggcttctcccccgtgtgagttctctggtgatgaACCAAATCTAATTTCGAtttacaacatttcccacattctgaacataaaaaaggcttctcccctgtgtgagttttatgGTGATGAACCAAACTTGATTTCCAtttaaaaaatttcccacattctgaacatgaaaaaggcttcatccctgtgtgagttttttggtgtgtaacaagatgcCGTATGTcggtataacatttcccacattctgaacatgaaaatgacttctttgctttagcagcagtttgttttttaatgcctcttttgtgactttgatttttcttagtagtcagtaatgaatcagcagatgggacctgtttcataggatcagatgacagatctttgccgtgaatggatgatgatatatttGGAGTAACAgtaatcacttcagttgtatcttgtaggatctcaagatcatcagatttaaaaactgaagatgtcagctgtccttcTGAtcgcctggtacagtcatctgctaagataaaaagaaaaaaagaaaaaaaataataaaatatccttgagtttcatatttttgaacatttctacttaaactgtccataaaaatggaaagctatgtaaaaaaaactttaattatttaccaagacaatgacagttcaaagTCTAATAGAAGACCTTGTTGGATAAGccagtagtgtgtggtgttcaactgATTGTTCATTCTGCCGcccaaatatcgaataaaaagacaccaatcaatgttatgtaggcgaaaataatacaaattatcatctcacaaaaaacaaatcCTCACTTAGGCCCATCATCTgtgaatggaaaaacagaggttcccacactattagtggctcaaaggctgttgaaaagcaacagagtttctataaaccaatccagcaaaatctgctctcacttctgagtcttgctgtgttctcaaacaacatttaggatccctgtatttaccaatattatagtgagaagaatccacttaatctgcggtgtgtgtctcctggagcacaatctgggcattatgtgctgggtaataaaattgGCAACtatgtaattttcactctccaacatccacttccagaaagtggctgtggagtcaaaatattaaTTCCACCTACatccgtggtcaaaattgttgttacccctcgtttaatgacagaaaaacccacaatggtcacagaaataacttgaatctgacaaaagtaataataaataaaaaatctatgaaaatgaacaaatgaaagtcagacattgcttttcaaccatgtatccacagaataaaaaaaaaaaataaaactcatgaagtaggcctggacagaaatgatgataccctTAACTTACCTGCTTCGTGACCGCCAACGGTAGATGAACATCGGCGCAAGCAGGGCTTTGTACAACGCCGACATTTGTCTACGGTCGGCAGTTTTGTGCTCATCTGGACCCCCACGTACCTTACAATGAGGGGATTCCAGCACACAACACTTCCTGTGACCACAACCTCATTGAGACCAgattggttcaggtcctgatgacatcagcgtcacaccagccaatgagacaaatcactagGAAAGTTTGTTGTAGCAACGAAAAGAACTTTCCAGGGCGATCTGCTTCATAAAAACGCAgtttctcctcagatctcctgtcagttagagattagaggagaaacagtgttacaagtgcggctggcaacagctgtgtcagtcagcgattttgctataaagtaaaaaaaaaacataaggcaggttagggttagtgttggggctaaagttagggttactgttagggatactattaggctaaagttagggttactattagggttagggatactgttaggctaaagttagggttactgttagggttggggttactgttaggctaaagttagggttactgctaggctaaagttagggttgctgttagggttactgttaggctaaagttagagttaaggtaccttcacacataacgatatcgttaacgatatctttgctttttgtgacgtagcaacgatatcgttaaggaaatcgttatgtgtgacagcgaccaacgatcaggcccctgctgggagatcattggtcgctgaacaaagtccaggactttatttcgtcgctggatctcccgtggacatcgctgaatcggcgtgtgtgacaccgatccagcgatgtcttcactggtaaccagggtaaacattgggtaactaagcgcagggccgtgcttagtaacccgatgtttaccctggttaccagcgtaaaagtaaaaaaaaacaaacagtacatacttacctaccgctgtctgtccccggcgctgtgctctgcactcctcctgtactggctgtgagcgtcagtcagccggaaagcagagcggtgacgtcaccgctctgctttccggccgctgtgctcacagccagtacaggaggagtgcagagaagcagagcgccggggacagacagcggtaggtatgtagtgtttgtttttttttacttttacgctggtaaccagggtaaacatcaggttactaagcgcggggacttcgggatcgttggtcgctggagagctgtctgtgtgacagctctccagcgaccaaacagcgacgctgcagcgatccggatcgttgtcggtatcgctgcagcgtcgcttaatgtgaaggggcctttagggtttATTCTAAAGTTCGGCTTAGGCTAAAGAATTAGGCTTTTCTCAATTGTCTCCCCAATAATTTGGTCACCTCAGTCATGTAACGTCAGAATTTTCtatttccggaaaaaaaaaaaaaactgttctgaCAGCGAAGAAAGTGCAGTGCCAGATGGATTTCGAGGGCTTTAGTAGCAGtgacagtgatagctcagaaatgagcagtgattctggtccatcctcacacacaaggATCAGTACAAAAAGGACAAATTGCGCTTCGGGAGAAATGTCTTCAACTCAGGGAGCAATGCCCAGTACTAGCGCTGTCCCTAGTGCTCGTAAATTGGTGCACATCAATTTACAAGGGGCTTTGCCTCTTGATGTAGCATTTTCCAGATGGGAAGCTTCAGATTTGGCTACTCCATTCATCCCTAATTTTAATGCCATTCCTGGTACaaatgtggaggtggaaaattttggaccagttatttttttttttatttgcttctgACAAATAGCGTGCTAGAGCATATTATCCTACAAACAAATTTATATGTGTCCCAATTCATCACCCAGAATCCACGATCCTATTATGC is a window encoding:
- the LOC138663581 gene encoding gastrula zinc finger protein XlCGF57.1-like isoform X1 → MDVDRDKMAERILHLTLEILFRLTGEDYTVVKKTSSDRCQDPVSEGWGRPLSPITGPSPHLLIHEDINDQKILELIYKMIELLTGEVPIRCQDVAVYFSMEEWEYLEGHRDLYENVIMEVPQLLTSPDLSSKRTTPERCPRLLLPQDFNQEDPNAPQDHQSEDLTHINTTETYVRGDGRCKEEILTYDYPADDCTRRSEGQLTSSVFKSDDLEILQDTTEVITVTPNISSSIHGKDLSSDPMKQVPSADSLLTTKKNQSHKRGIKKQTAAKAKKSFSCSECGKCYTDIRHLVTHQKTHTGMKPFSCSECGKFFKWKSSLVHHHKTHTGEKPFLCSECGKCCKSKLDLVHHQRTHTGEKPFSCSECGKCFNQKGNLNEHQRTHTGEKPFSCSECGKCFTYKGNLDEHQRTHTGEKPFSCSECGKCFTNKSQFIKHQRIHTGEKPFSCSECGKCFTNKETLVRHQITHTGEKPFSCSECGKCFNHKGNLVTHQITHTGEKTFSCSECGKCFYQKFRLVRHQGTHTEEKPFSCSECGKCFNRKGNLVSHMRTHTGEKPFSCSECGKCFNRKALLVRHQSSHTEEKPFTFS
- the LOC138663581 gene encoding gastrula zinc finger protein XlCGF57.1-like isoform X2, with amino-acid sequence MDVDRDKMAERILHLTLEILFRLTGEDYTVVKKTSSDRCQDPVSEGWGRPLSPITGPSPHLLIHEDINDQKILELIYKMIELLTGEVPIRCQDVAVYFSMEEWEYLEGHRDLYENVIMEVPQLLTSPDLSSKRTTPERCPRLLLPQDFNQEDPNAPQDHQSEDLTHINTTETYVRGDGRCKEEILTYDYPDDCTRRSEGQLTSSVFKSDDLEILQDTTEVITVTPNISSSIHGKDLSSDPMKQVPSADSLLTTKKNQSHKRGIKKQTAAKAKKSFSCSECGKCYTDIRHLVTHQKTHTGMKPFSCSECGKFFKWKSSLVHHHKTHTGEKPFLCSECGKCCKSKLDLVHHQRTHTGEKPFSCSECGKCFNQKGNLNEHQRTHTGEKPFSCSECGKCFTYKGNLDEHQRTHTGEKPFSCSECGKCFTNKSQFIKHQRIHTGEKPFSCSECGKCFTNKETLVRHQITHTGEKPFSCSECGKCFNHKGNLVTHQITHTGEKTFSCSECGKCFYQKFRLVRHQGTHTEEKPFSCSECGKCFNRKGNLVSHMRTHTGEKPFSCSECGKCFNRKALLVRHQSSHTEEKPFTFS